A single genomic interval of Phocoena sinus isolate mPhoSin1 chromosome 15, mPhoSin1.pri, whole genome shotgun sequence harbors:
- the FLRT3 gene encoding leucine-rich repeat transmembrane protein FLRT3, whose amino-acid sequence MISPAWSIFLIGAKIGLFLQVAPLSVMAKSCPSVCRCDAGFIYCNDRLLTSIPTGIPEDATTLYLQNNQINNAGIPSDLKNLLKVERIYLYHNSLDEFPTNLPKYVKELHLQENNIRTITYDSLSKIPYLEELHLDDNSVSAVSIEEGAFRDSNYLRLLFLSRNHLSTIPWGLPRTIEELRLDDNRISTISSPSLQGLTSLKRLVLDGNLLNNHGLGDKVFFNLVNLTELSLVRNSLTAAPVNLPGTNLRKLYLQDNHINRVPPNAFSYLRQLYRLDMSNNNLSNLPQGIFDDLDNITQLILRNNPWYCGCKMKWVRDWLQSLPVKVNVRGLMCQAPEKVRGMAIKDLNVELFDCKDSAVVSTIQTTTATPNTVHPAQGQWPAPVTKQPDMKNPKLIKDQRTTGNPARKTIIITVKAVTSDTIHISWKLVLPMTALRLSWLKLGHSPAFGSITETIVTGERSEYLVTALEPDSPYRVCMVPMETSNLYLFDETPVCIETETAPLRMYNPTTTLNREQEKEPYKNPNLPLAAIIGGAVALVTIALLALVCWYVHRNGSLFSRNCAYSKGKRRKDDYAEAGTKKDNSILEIRETSFQMLPISNEPISKEEFVIHTIFPPNGMNLFKNNHSESSSNRSYRDSGIPDSDHSHS is encoded by the coding sequence AGGATGCTACAACTCTCTACCTTCagaacaaccaaataaataatgctGGGATTCCTTCAGATTTGAAAAACTTGCTGAAAGTAGAAAGAATATACCTATATCACAACAGTTTAGATGAATTTCCTACCAACCTACCAAAGTATGTAAAAGAGTTACATCTGCAAGAAAATAACATAAGGACTATCACTTATGATTCACTTTCAAAAATCCCCTATCTGGAAGAATTACATTTAGATGATAACTCCGTCTCAGCTGTTAGCATTGAAGAGGGGGCATTCCGAGACAGTAACTATCTCCGGCTGCTTTTCCTGTCCCGTAATCATCTTAGCACAATCCCCTGGGGTTTGCCCAGGACTATAGAAGAACTCCGCTTGGATGATAATCGCATATCCACCATCTCATCACCATCTCTTCAAGGTCTCACTAGCCTAAAACGCCTGGTTTTGGATGGAAACCTGCTGAACAACCACGGTTTAGGTGATAAAGTTTTCTTCAACCTAGTCAACTTAACGGAACTGTCACTGGTACGGAATTCCCTGACTGCTGCACCAGTAAACCTCCCAGGCACAAACCTGAGGAAGCTTTATCTTCAAGATAACCATATCAATCGGGTGCccccaaatgctttttcttatcTAAGGCAGCTGTATCGACTTGATATGTCCAATAACAACCTAAGTAATTTGCCTCAGGGTATCTTTGATGATTTGGACAACATAACCCAATTGATTCTTCGCAACAATCCGTGGTATTGTGGGTGCAAGATGAAATGGGTGCGTGACTGGTTACAATCACTACCTGTGAAGGTCAATGTGCGTGGACTCATGTGCCAAGCCCCCGAAAAGGTTCGGGGAATGGCTATCAAGGACCTCAATGTGGAACTGTTTGATTGTAAGGACAGCGCAGTTGTAAGCACCATTCAGACAACCACTGCAACACCCAACACAGTGCACCCTGCTCAAGGACAGTGGCCAGCTCCAGTGACCAAACAACCAGACATGAAGAACCCCAAACTCATTAAGGATCAGCGAACCACGGGGAATCCAGcaagaaaaacaattatcattACTGTGAAAGCTGTCACCTCCGACACAATTCATATCTCTTGGAAACTTGTCCTACCTATGACTGCTTTAAGACTCAGCTGGCTCAAACTGGGTCACAGCCCAGCGTTTGGATCTATAACGGAAACAATTGTAACAGGAGAACGCAGTGAATACTTGGTCACAGCCCTGGAGCCTGATTCACCCTATCGAGTCTGCATGGTTCCCATGGAAACCAGTAACCTCTACCTATTTGATGAAACTCCTGTTTGTATTGAGACTGAAACCGCACCCCTTCGGATGTACAACCCTACAACCACCCTTAATCGAGAGCAAGAGAAAGAACCTTACAAAAACCCTAATTTACCATTGGCTGCCATCATTGGTGGGGCTGTGGCCCTGGTGACCATCGCCCTTCTCGCTTTAGTGTGCTGGTATGTTCATAGGAATGGATCACTCTTCTCAAGGAACTGTGCATAcagcaaagggaagagaagaaaggatgaCTATGCAGAAGCTGGCACCAAGAAGGACAACTCCATCCTGGAAATCAGGGAGACTTCTTTTCAGATGTTACCGATAAGCAATGAACCCATCTCAAAGGAGGAATTTGTAATACACACCATATTTCCTCCTAACGGAATGAATCTGTTCAAAAACAATCACAGTGAAAGTAGTAGTAACCGAAGCTACAGAGACAGTGGTATTCCAGACTCAGATCACTCACACTCATGA